A single genomic interval of Microbacterium oleivorans harbors:
- a CDS encoding FAD-binding protein gives MTERNWAGTHTFAAAEILVPTSVAEAQELVASRPRIRSLGTRHSFNDLADTDGALLALTAIDPAIAIDEASRTVTVGAGTRYAVVARHLTDRGWALHNMGSLPHISVGGATATSTHGSGDRNGSLATAVRTLEFIGPDGGLRRVAADDAEFAGQVVNLGALGPVTRVTLAIEPTYRVRQDTYVGLSWDDLFERFDEVTASGYSVSVFTRWNTPDVGELWLKERLADDSAADMPGQILSARRVSDKADSPAADGVDNTTEQGGVPGDWCDRLPHFRIDATPSNGDEIQTEYWVDRASAVAAIAAVRSIADRVEPALLVTELRTVAADGLWLSPGFGRDSVCIHFTWKNRPDAVATAIGHVERALAPYDPRPHWGKVFSMPVDASLPHLDDFRELVARVDPEGKFSGPYLERVLGIAAR, from the coding sequence GTGACCGAACGCAACTGGGCCGGAACCCACACCTTCGCCGCCGCAGAGATCCTCGTTCCGACGAGCGTCGCCGAGGCGCAGGAGCTGGTGGCATCCCGCCCCCGCATCCGATCGCTCGGCACGCGGCATTCGTTCAACGACCTGGCCGACACCGACGGTGCGTTGTTGGCGCTGACCGCGATCGATCCGGCCATCGCGATCGATGAGGCGTCGCGGACGGTGACGGTGGGCGCCGGCACGCGCTATGCCGTCGTGGCCCGCCATCTCACCGACCGCGGGTGGGCGCTGCACAACATGGGGTCGCTGCCCCACATCTCGGTCGGCGGAGCGACGGCCACCTCGACGCACGGCTCGGGAGACCGCAACGGTTCGCTCGCGACCGCGGTGCGGACTCTGGAGTTCATCGGACCCGACGGGGGCCTTCGCCGTGTCGCCGCGGACGACGCGGAGTTCGCCGGCCAGGTCGTGAACCTCGGAGCGCTCGGGCCGGTCACGCGGGTGACGCTCGCGATCGAGCCGACCTACCGGGTGCGACAGGACACCTACGTCGGCCTCTCGTGGGACGACCTGTTCGAGCGGTTCGACGAGGTGACGGCATCCGGTTACAGCGTCAGCGTCTTCACGCGGTGGAACACCCCCGACGTGGGCGAGCTGTGGCTCAAGGAGCGGCTGGCCGACGACTCCGCCGCCGACATGCCCGGTCAGATCCTGAGTGCGCGGCGGGTGAGCGACAAGGCGGATTCGCCCGCCGCGGACGGCGTCGACAACACGACCGAACAGGGCGGCGTGCCGGGCGACTGGTGCGACCGTCTGCCGCACTTCCGCATCGACGCCACCCCGTCCAACGGCGATGAGATCCAGACCGAGTACTGGGTCGACCGAGCCTCAGCGGTCGCAGCCATAGCAGCGGTGCGCTCGATCGCCGACCGCGTGGAGCCCGCACTGCTCGTGACCGAGCTGCGCACGGTCGCCGCCGACGGGCTGTGGCTCTCGCCCGGCTTCGGTCGTGACAGCGTGTGCATCCATTTCACGTGGAAGAACCGCCCGGATGCCGTGGCCACCGCGATCGGACACGTGGAGCGCGCGCTCGCGCCTTACGACCCTCGGCCCCACTGGGGCAAGGTGTTCTCGATGCCGGTGGACGCGTCGTTGCCCCACCTTGACGACTTCCGCGAGCTCGTCGCTCGCGTCGATCCCGAAGGGAAGTTCTCGGGCCCGTATCTCGAACGGGTGCTCGGCATCGCCGCACGGTGA
- a CDS encoding HNH endonuclease signature motif containing protein yields the protein MQTNDGDSGEVAVGSPHAVAIAGFVDALALVHAGEIAAVRALADLGRSALREAHRGGVRGMASDMELRSVAAEAAGIARRGDRRVQADIDHAMTVVDDYPAMFAAWEQRLVTREHVDVVVKVGRVVPEEVRPEFDAAAVAVCQRDIATRVAGALQNLAERMHPRSFSERHREAAAGRCVRLSPGVDGMADLSATVPMVIAAGIYDRLTQMAQSVKDARADAVAVDAAGAGAVAVDGAGAVDGAGAAFGVDAERDAGAAAPTPDARTMDQLRADVLSDLVLGGAPVIDPTVGVDGRGALGAIRAKVQVVITSDTLTGNDEHPAEATGTGLIDADTVRELASQTATWDRMFIDPITRTPVETDSYRPLPAMRRLLQTRDQHCRFPGCRRAAIRCEIDHTIDHATGGHTHIYNLAHLCQRHHSMKQFTSWRVEQAGGGVLVWTSPHGRVYREDIPIPAVCFTPELATPPPAPPGPPGPPVRGTGAPPDPPPPF from the coding sequence ATGCAGACGAACGACGGCGACAGCGGCGAGGTCGCCGTCGGCTCGCCGCATGCCGTCGCGATCGCCGGCTTCGTGGATGCCCTCGCGCTCGTGCACGCCGGTGAGATCGCCGCGGTGCGGGCCTTGGCAGACCTCGGGCGGTCGGCGTTGCGTGAGGCGCACCGCGGTGGGGTGCGCGGGATGGCGTCGGATATGGAGTTGCGGTCGGTCGCGGCTGAGGCGGCAGGAATCGCGCGGCGCGGTGACCGGCGGGTGCAGGCCGACATCGACCACGCGATGACGGTGGTCGACGACTACCCCGCGATGTTCGCGGCCTGGGAGCAGCGCCTCGTCACCCGGGAACACGTGGACGTTGTCGTGAAGGTCGGGCGGGTGGTGCCGGAGGAGGTGCGGCCGGAGTTCGACGCCGCCGCAGTGGCCGTGTGTCAACGCGATATCGCGACGCGGGTGGCCGGGGCGTTGCAGAACCTGGCGGAGCGGATGCACCCGCGGTCGTTCAGCGAGCGTCACCGGGAGGCCGCGGCCGGGCGGTGCGTGCGGTTGTCGCCGGGGGTGGATGGGATGGCCGACCTTTCGGCGACGGTGCCGATGGTGATCGCGGCGGGGATCTACGACCGGTTGACGCAGATGGCGCAGTCCGTGAAGGACGCCCGGGCGGATGCTGTGGCGGTGGATGCCGCGGGCGCTGGCGCGGTCGCGGTGGATGGCGCGGGCGCGGTGGACGGCGCCGGCGCCGCTTTCGGAGTAGATGCCGAACGAGATGCCGGTGCCGCTGCCCCTACCCCTGATGCCCGGACGATGGATCAGCTTCGCGCGGATGTTCTCTCGGACCTCGTCCTCGGCGGTGCACCCGTCATCGACCCGACGGTGGGCGTGGACGGGCGTGGTGCCCTCGGGGCGATCCGCGCGAAAGTGCAGGTCGTGATCACCTCAGACACCCTCACCGGAAACGACGAACACCCCGCCGAAGCGACCGGCACCGGACTCATCGACGCCGACACGGTCCGGGAACTCGCCTCACAGACGGCGACGTGGGACCGGATGTTCATCGACCCGATCACCCGCACACCGGTCGAAACCGACTCCTACCGGCCCCTCCCCGCGATGCGGCGGCTGCTGCAGACCCGCGACCAGCACTGCCGGTTCCCCGGCTGCCGCAGAGCCGCGATCCGCTGCGAAATCGACCACACCATCGACCACGCCACCGGCGGCCACACCCACATCTACAACCTCGCCCACCTCTGCCAACGACACCACTCCATGAAGCAATTCACCAGCTGGCGGGTGGAACAGGCCGGCGGCGGAGTGCTCGTGTGGACCTCACCCCACGGCAGGGTCTACCGAGAAGACATCCCCATCCCCGCCGTCTGCTTCACACCAGAACTCGCCACACCACCACCCGCACCACCCGGCCCACCCGGGCCGCCCGTCCGGGGCACCGGCGCGCCACCCGACCCGCCGCCACCCTTCTGA
- a CDS encoding FUSC family protein, with protein sequence MNTAPHPRVASLAAAARTAGGEAFAVSRLLLAGKAALAAAIAWYLAPLVPFAHDGYSYYAPLGVLVSMYPTIADSAKAGLQAVAGLAIGIAIGLVGLVIVSGPSPRILGVAIVVGAGVAIGGIRALGTGRDWIAIAALFVLLLGANDAGGFSVSYLVTMAFGVIVGVVVNLLIVPPLYLRRASSRLSQLRDAVADRLDMIAVSVGSGSAPDPAGQHYLSEILDAVSTDVREAARSRKAHPLARRRRGIDAENDGRMRALEETVRQTLELAEGVVALPLSRDAALLRAQLAEAVRATARAVAHPLGDPEAPAAVDAAERALARVVEAVPARHDGRISPWTRTAVDLERIITASRPLT encoded by the coding sequence ATGAACACCGCTCCCCACCCCCGCGTCGCCTCGCTCGCCGCCGCGGCCCGAACCGCCGGGGGCGAGGCGTTCGCCGTGTCGCGCCTGCTGCTGGCCGGCAAGGCCGCACTGGCCGCGGCGATCGCGTGGTACCTGGCCCCGCTGGTCCCCTTCGCACACGACGGGTACTCCTACTACGCGCCCCTCGGCGTGCTGGTGAGCATGTATCCGACCATCGCCGACTCCGCGAAGGCGGGCCTCCAGGCCGTGGCGGGCCTCGCGATCGGCATCGCGATCGGGCTGGTGGGCCTGGTGATCGTCTCGGGACCGAGCCCCCGCATCCTCGGCGTCGCGATCGTCGTGGGGGCGGGGGTGGCGATCGGCGGCATCCGCGCCCTCGGCACGGGCCGGGACTGGATCGCGATCGCCGCCCTGTTCGTGCTGCTGCTGGGCGCGAACGACGCCGGGGGGTTCTCGGTGTCGTACCTCGTCACCATGGCGTTCGGGGTCATCGTCGGCGTGGTCGTCAACCTCCTGATCGTCCCGCCCCTGTACCTGCGCCGCGCGTCCTCACGACTCTCGCAGCTCCGCGATGCAGTCGCCGACCGGCTCGACATGATCGCGGTCTCGGTCGGCTCCGGGTCGGCACCCGACCCCGCCGGGCAGCACTATCTGAGCGAGATCCTCGATGCGGTCTCGACCGACGTGCGCGAAGCAGCGCGCAGCCGCAAGGCCCATCCGCTCGCGCGACGCAGGCGCGGTATCGACGCCGAGAACGACGGGCGCATGCGCGCCCTCGAAGAGACGGTGCGTCAGACGCTCGAACTGGCCGAGGGTGTCGTCGCACTGCCGCTCAGTCGTGACGCAGCCCTGCTGCGCGCGCAGCTGGCCGAAGCCGTCCGCGCCACCGCTCGAGCCGTCGCCCACCCTCTCGGCGATCCGGAGGCCCCCGCCGCCGTCGACGCCGCCGAACGGGCCCTTGCGCGGGTGGTCGAGGCCGTTCCGGCCCGCCACGACGGACGCATCTCGCCCTGGACCCGCACCGCGGTCGACCTCGAGCGCATCATCACGGCATCGCGCCCCCTCACGTGA
- a CDS encoding GntR family transcriptional regulator — protein sequence MTVVERGARPAVEASPVGATVDRIVDALQDRISEGDLTLGTWIRQERIAAEFGVSRMPVREALRRLEALGIVELVPNRGARVTMPSVTDILDAFEVRSVLEGHAAFRAARDATREMIDRLRSTEPIFEEAAARAGEGDVEASRQLWYRANALFHATVIEAAGSSQLAESVDALHHRIPRGLTWSALQGDPRLLMQNAETHRRITEAIDAGDGEEARRRVAEHGTRASELVVRYSAEFRALA from the coding sequence ATGACGGTTGTCGAACGGGGCGCACGGCCCGCTGTCGAAGCATCGCCTGTCGGCGCGACGGTCGACCGCATCGTCGACGCGTTGCAGGACCGCATCAGTGAGGGGGACCTCACGCTCGGGACGTGGATCCGGCAGGAGCGGATCGCAGCCGAGTTCGGCGTGAGTCGGATGCCGGTGCGGGAGGCGCTGCGGCGGCTCGAAGCTCTCGGAATCGTCGAGCTCGTGCCCAACCGCGGGGCGCGAGTGACGATGCCCAGCGTGACGGACATCCTCGACGCCTTCGAAGTCCGGAGCGTGCTCGAGGGCCACGCGGCCTTCCGTGCGGCACGGGACGCGACCCGGGAGATGATCGATCGGCTCCGCTCCACGGAGCCGATCTTCGAAGAAGCGGCGGCTCGTGCGGGGGAGGGTGACGTCGAGGCGTCACGACAGCTCTGGTATCGGGCGAACGCCCTGTTCCACGCGACGGTCATCGAAGCGGCGGGCAGCAGCCAGCTCGCGGAATCGGTGGACGCCCTCCACCACCGGATCCCGCGCGGGCTCACGTGGTCGGCGTTGCAAGGCGACCCTCGGCTCCTGATGCAGAACGCGGAGACCCACCGCAGGATCACGGAGGCGATCGATGCGGGCGACGGCGAGGAGGCGAGGCGGCGAGTCGCCGAGCACGGCACTCGCGCCTCCGAACTCGTCGTGCGCTACTCGGCGGAGTTCCGCGCGCTGGCGTGA
- a CDS encoding L-serine ammonia-lyase — protein MSAYVSAFELFSVGVGPSSSHTVGPLRAARVFVERLREARVLPSVARVGCVLYGSLGATGIGHGTPDAVVAGWQGYAPETVPPGNVRGAWSGWLDGAALLLDGTHPVAFSRGDVVFEPRTRLPQHPNAMRMTAWDAAGAVVSAETFYSVGGGFIRRDGDDEGGREPTRWPYRFTSAAELLELCDRDGLSIAGLARRNEEALRPEGEVAAGLDAIWAAMTECVEAGLRADGTLPGMLRVRRRAGAMRAQLEAAESAGGRELPGEWLGAFALAVNEENASGGRVVTAPTNGAAGILPAVAMYWWRFAAESLLAPEDLDRRRGIRRFLLTATALGSLFKANASISGAEGGCQAEVGSACAMAAGGLTAVMGGDNAQIENAAEIAMEHHLGLTCDPVGGLVQIPCIERNAIAASTAVTAARLALRGDGTHYVSLDAVVETMRQTGIDMSHKYKETSEGGLAVNVVEC, from the coding sequence GTGAGCGCATACGTTTCGGCGTTCGAGCTGTTCTCCGTCGGCGTAGGACCCTCGAGCTCCCACACGGTCGGACCGCTTCGCGCGGCCCGGGTTTTCGTCGAGCGGCTGCGGGAGGCGCGGGTGCTGCCGTCGGTGGCGCGGGTCGGCTGCGTGCTGTACGGCTCTCTCGGGGCGACCGGCATCGGTCATGGCACCCCTGACGCCGTCGTCGCGGGATGGCAGGGGTACGCACCCGAGACGGTGCCCCCCGGCAACGTGCGCGGAGCGTGGTCGGGGTGGCTCGACGGTGCGGCGCTGTTGCTGGACGGGACGCACCCCGTCGCCTTCTCTCGCGGTGACGTGGTGTTCGAACCTCGCACGCGGCTGCCGCAGCATCCGAACGCGATGAGGATGACGGCGTGGGATGCCGCGGGCGCCGTCGTCTCGGCCGAGACCTTCTACTCGGTGGGCGGCGGCTTCATCCGCCGCGACGGAGACGATGAGGGCGGCCGTGAGCCGACGCGATGGCCCTACCGCTTCACCAGCGCGGCGGAGCTCCTGGAGCTGTGCGACCGTGATGGGCTCTCGATCGCGGGCCTGGCCCGGCGCAACGAGGAGGCGTTGCGTCCCGAGGGGGAGGTCGCGGCGGGGCTCGATGCGATCTGGGCGGCGATGACCGAGTGCGTCGAGGCGGGGCTCCGAGCCGACGGGACGCTTCCCGGGATGCTTCGGGTGCGGCGTCGCGCGGGCGCCATGCGTGCGCAGCTCGAGGCCGCCGAGTCGGCGGGCGGGCGCGAGCTGCCGGGGGAGTGGCTCGGTGCCTTCGCGCTCGCCGTCAACGAGGAGAACGCCTCCGGCGGCCGGGTCGTGACGGCGCCGACGAACGGGGCGGCGGGGATCCTGCCGGCGGTCGCGATGTACTGGTGGCGGTTCGCCGCTGAGTCGCTGCTCGCGCCGGAGGATCTCGACAGGCGACGTGGCATTCGGCGGTTCCTCCTCACGGCGACCGCGCTCGGCTCGCTCTTCAAGGCCAACGCCTCGATCTCGGGCGCCGAGGGCGGTTGTCAGGCCGAGGTGGGGTCGGCTTGTGCGATGGCGGCCGGCGGCCTCACCGCGGTGATGGGCGGCGACAACGCGCAGATCGAGAACGCGGCCGAGATCGCGATGGAGCATCATCTCGGCCTGACCTGCGACCCGGTGGGCGGGTTGGTGCAGATCCCGTGCATCGAACGGAACGCGATCGCAGCGTCGACCGCGGTGACCGCGGCACGGTTGGCTCTGCGCGGTGACGGCACGCATTACGTCTCGCTGGACGCCGTCGTCGAGACGATGCGTCAGACCGGCATCGACATGTCGCACAAGTACAAGGAGACGAGCGAGGGCGGTCTCGCCGTCAACGTCGTGGAGTGCTGA
- a CDS encoding DUF1275 family protein, which produces MLNTLRSQQPSVHLGLMLLLTFSTGIIDAVGYLGLDRVFTGNMTGNVVILGMALTGADDLPVLGPVVALAGFMLGAATAGRVLKPVKVGWTHRTTALIAVVGSTMAAIAGVVTAVTPSEPLALAVTTVVVTSTITGFAADSWIGNRSGQPWFRRLAAIVLIGAGAAVGALALQVGLGLGLAVAAVITIATAGFGHLTGHVKHAAP; this is translated from the coding sequence ATGCTCAACACACTTCGCTCGCAGCAGCCCAGCGTTCATCTCGGGCTCATGCTCTTGTTGACGTTCTCGACCGGGATCATCGACGCCGTCGGGTACCTCGGCCTCGACCGCGTCTTCACCGGCAACATGACCGGAAACGTCGTCATTCTGGGTATGGCACTCACCGGAGCCGATGATCTTCCCGTCCTCGGACCGGTCGTCGCCCTCGCAGGGTTCATGCTCGGTGCGGCAACAGCGGGCCGAGTGCTCAAGCCGGTGAAGGTCGGGTGGACGCACCGGACGACGGCGCTCATCGCGGTCGTCGGATCGACGATGGCCGCGATCGCTGGCGTCGTGACCGCCGTGACACCGTCGGAGCCGCTCGCCCTGGCCGTGACGACGGTCGTCGTCACATCGACGATCACCGGCTTCGCCGCGGACTCGTGGATCGGGAACCGGTCCGGGCAACCGTGGTTCCGCCGACTCGCCGCCATCGTCCTCATCGGCGCCGGCGCCGCCGTCGGCGCCCTCGCCCTCCAGGTCGGCCTCGGGTTGGGGCTCGCTGTTGCCGCGGTGATCACGATCGCCACTGCCGGCTTCGGTCATCTCACCGGTCACGTGAAGCATGCCGCGCCGTGA
- a CDS encoding TetR/AcrR family transcriptional regulator C-terminal domain-containing protein has translation MEIDDASKNAHPIDSAWASSGDAAVPRHRSLTRAQIVETAVDILDSEGSAELLTMRVLGARLGVTSAALYWHIKTRNELLDRALDEVFAEVELPPIGDRWEDDVRRLLLSWRRTMLAHPWSPPLAGRPLLGPHVMLRIEYLQHGLVRAGLTGFTLAAATRMLADYVVGSALTESAAQQSDQDALRAHARLRIAEHPETYPTLASSGHLDSVPPDGETMFLAVLDEMLRVVTAPEAFDRNSNHTPAKQ, from the coding sequence ATGGAAATCGACGACGCGTCCAAGAATGCGCATCCGATCGATTCCGCGTGGGCCTCGTCCGGCGATGCGGCTGTCCCGCGTCATCGTTCGCTGACGCGGGCGCAGATCGTCGAGACCGCAGTCGACATCCTCGACAGTGAAGGTTCCGCCGAGCTACTGACCATGCGAGTGCTCGGTGCGAGGCTCGGGGTCACATCCGCCGCCCTGTACTGGCACATCAAGACCAGGAATGAGCTCCTCGATCGTGCGCTCGACGAAGTCTTCGCCGAGGTCGAGCTCCCTCCCATCGGTGATCGATGGGAGGACGACGTGCGTCGGCTGCTGCTGAGCTGGCGCCGAACGATGCTCGCCCACCCGTGGTCTCCGCCGCTCGCAGGTCGACCCCTCCTGGGCCCGCACGTCATGCTGAGGATCGAGTACCTGCAACACGGACTGGTGAGGGCAGGGTTGACCGGCTTCACGCTCGCCGCGGCGACACGCATGCTCGCCGACTACGTCGTCGGGTCGGCTCTCACAGAATCCGCCGCCCAGCAGTCGGATCAGGACGCACTTCGAGCGCATGCACGGCTGCGCATCGCCGAGCATCCCGAGACCTACCCGACGCTCGCCTCGTCGGGCCACCTCGATTCCGTTCCGCCCGACGGTGAAACGATGTTCCTCGCCGTGCTCGACGAGATGCTCAGGGTGGTCACCGCGCCGGAAGCGTTCGACCGAAACTCGAATCACACTCCTGCGAAGCAGTGA
- a CDS encoding ROK family transcriptional regulator yields the protein MTRTEADAPRRTTRTRRPGAKILPEHARAHNRALVLQSLFHGGAMSRADLARQTALTRVTISDLVSELIADGFVAERGVREAAGPGKPAILIDLARDGHRIVGLDLSGSATFTGAVLTLDGEIVARHDVAVPADRRDILAAVVGLARTLVADAHAPVLGIGVGTPGVVDDAGVVLAAPGLGWDHLDLGTVLGEAIGVPVLVANDANAAVLAEHTFGGAGDDIILVKVGRGVGAGLLTGGEPLRGARSAAGEIGHVTVGTDGGPACACGKIGCLEAWLSIPSLSSRLDAADATEREGLLRDAGERLGIALAPIVGALDLSEIILSGPSELLDGTLASAAAETVRTRTLATFHDELQVRMTEQGQDIVLRGAAVMVLSGRLGVS from the coding sequence ATGACGAGAACCGAGGCGGACGCACCGCGACGCACCACGCGCACGCGGCGACCGGGGGCCAAGATCCTCCCCGAGCACGCCCGTGCGCACAACCGCGCGCTCGTGCTGCAGAGCCTCTTCCACGGGGGAGCGATGAGTCGTGCCGACCTCGCTCGGCAGACGGCGCTCACCCGCGTGACGATCTCCGACCTGGTGTCCGAGCTGATCGCCGACGGGTTCGTCGCCGAACGTGGCGTCCGCGAGGCTGCGGGTCCGGGCAAGCCGGCCATCCTCATCGACCTCGCCCGTGACGGCCACCGCATCGTCGGCCTCGATCTGTCGGGGAGTGCGACCTTCACCGGGGCCGTACTGACTCTCGACGGAGAGATCGTCGCCCGTCACGACGTCGCGGTGCCGGCGGACCGTCGCGACATCCTCGCGGCTGTCGTCGGACTCGCCCGGACGCTCGTCGCCGACGCGCACGCGCCGGTCCTGGGCATCGGGGTGGGCACGCCCGGCGTGGTCGACGATGCGGGTGTGGTCCTGGCGGCGCCGGGCCTCGGCTGGGACCACCTCGATCTCGGCACCGTCCTGGGGGAGGCCATCGGCGTGCCGGTTCTGGTCGCCAACGACGCCAACGCCGCCGTGCTCGCCGAGCACACGTTCGGCGGCGCGGGCGACGACATCATCCTGGTCAAGGTCGGCCGTGGTGTCGGTGCAGGGCTGCTCACCGGCGGCGAGCCGTTGCGCGGGGCCCGGTCGGCCGCGGGCGAGATCGGTCACGTGACGGTCGGAACCGACGGCGGGCCGGCCTGCGCGTGCGGGAAGATCGGATGCCTCGAGGCCTGGCTCTCGATCCCGTCGCTGTCGTCGCGTCTCGACGCAGCCGACGCCACCGAGCGCGAGGGCCTGCTGCGCGACGCCGGGGAGCGCCTCGGCATCGCCCTCGCGCCGATCGTCGGCGCACTCGATCTGTCGGAGATCATCCTCTCCGGCCCCTCGGAACTTCTCGACGGCACGCTCGCCAGCGCCGCCGCCGAGACGGTGCGCACCCGCACGCTCGCGACGTTCCACGACGAGCTGCAGGTGCGGATGACGGAGCAAGGCCAGGACATCGTCCTGCGCGGGGCTGCCGTCATGGTCCTGTCGGGACGCCTCGGCGTCTCCTGA
- a CDS encoding MFS transporter, with translation MVARFSWWPLATVGLAQLMIVLDSTVVTIALPVMQQELGIGDGSRGWVITAYALAFGGLLLIGGRLTERLGLRRAFTVGLVGFAIASLCAGAAPTAELLFAGRAAQGVSAALLAPAALSIISTTYSEGAARRTAFGVFGALNGAGAAIGLLLGGLLTEYVSWRWCLLINLPIVLVALILTAVHIPASTTRRVRFDLVGAVTSVAAMTALVFALSEGSTFGWTSPVVIGSFIVAGLAMGGFILAHHLSSAPLLPFRIVLDRARGAAFLAIGLPQMALFGFYLVLTYWLQNVLGYPPLLAGAAFLPLAVAIVLGSTTLTASLSPRFGSWVLLSGSLISMAAGMLLLVGIDPAGADPFLVRFLPSQLLVGIGLGCSLSVAIPRATENVTPAESGVASAAVNTVTQLGGALGTALLNTIAAAVAAAALASAPAGASATAIATVAGFDTAMLVAAAILVATAFATSAIAPRRANRIVSQPVER, from the coding sequence ATGGTGGCTCGGTTCAGCTGGTGGCCCCTCGCGACGGTGGGTCTCGCCCAATTGATGATCGTGCTCGATTCGACGGTGGTGACCATCGCGCTGCCTGTCATGCAGCAGGAACTGGGGATCGGCGACGGGAGCCGCGGATGGGTGATCACCGCCTACGCGCTCGCGTTCGGCGGGCTCCTCCTCATCGGCGGCCGACTCACAGAGCGTCTCGGGTTGCGCAGGGCATTCACCGTGGGCCTGGTGGGCTTCGCGATCGCCTCCTTGTGCGCGGGAGCCGCTCCGACGGCTGAGCTGCTTTTCGCCGGTCGCGCGGCGCAGGGCGTCTCAGCGGCTCTGCTTGCGCCGGCGGCTCTGTCGATCATCAGCACGACGTACTCCGAGGGCGCGGCGCGCAGAACCGCGTTCGGTGTTTTCGGTGCCCTCAACGGTGCCGGCGCGGCGATCGGACTGCTTCTCGGAGGACTGCTCACCGAGTATGTGAGCTGGCGCTGGTGCCTGTTGATCAACCTGCCCATCGTGCTCGTCGCGTTGATCCTCACGGCCGTCCACATCCCGGCGAGCACGACGCGGAGGGTGCGTTTCGATCTGGTCGGGGCGGTGACGAGTGTCGCCGCGATGACGGCCCTCGTGTTCGCGCTCTCCGAAGGTTCCACCTTCGGGTGGACGAGCCCGGTCGTCATCGGATCGTTCATCGTCGCCGGCCTCGCCATGGGCGGCTTCATTCTCGCTCACCACCTGAGCAGCGCGCCTCTCCTGCCGTTTCGCATCGTCCTGGACCGTGCCCGCGGCGCTGCGTTCCTCGCGATCGGATTGCCGCAGATGGCACTCTTCGGGTTCTACCTCGTCCTCACCTACTGGCTCCAGAACGTTCTCGGATATCCGCCGCTGCTCGCCGGTGCAGCTTTTCTCCCTCTCGCCGTCGCAATCGTGCTCGGCTCGACCACGCTCACCGCGTCGCTGTCGCCGCGTTTCGGCTCCTGGGTGCTCCTTTCCGGTTCGCTGATCTCCATGGCCGCGGGCATGCTACTTCTCGTCGGCATCGACCCCGCCGGCGCTGACCCCTTCCTCGTTCGGTTCCTTCCGTCGCAGCTGCTCGTCGGCATCGGACTGGGGTGCTCTCTGAGCGTGGCGATCCCCCGAGCGACGGAGAACGTCACCCCCGCCGAGTCTGGCGTGGCATCAGCAGCTGTCAACACGGTCACCCAGCTCGGGGGCGCTCTCGGCACCGCCCTGCTCAACACCATCGCTGCCGCGGTGGCGGCGGCAGCTCTCGCAAGCGCACCGGCCGGCGCCTCCGCGACAGCAATTGCCACCGTCGCCGGCTTCGACACAGCCATGCTCGTCGCTGCCGCGATCCTTGTCGCGACCGCGTTCGCGACGTCAGCGATCGCGCCCCGCAGGGCGAACCGCATCGTCAGTCAGCCCGTCGAACGGTGA
- a CDS encoding Hsp20/alpha crystallin family protein — MATYDPFRDLDRIASSLFDTRRGPRRMPMDLYRDGDHYVMTADLPGIDPGSVDIDVDGQLLTVRAERTLASGEGVTWITREREAASFLRQLNLGQGVDTDGIAATYNNGVLTVTIPVSEKAKPRKVQVSTDAPAPVVPIEN; from the coding sequence ATGGCCACCTATGACCCGTTCCGCGACCTCGACCGCATTGCCTCGAGCCTTTTCGACACGCGCCGCGGCCCGCGCCGGATGCCCATGGACCTCTACCGCGACGGCGACCACTACGTGATGACCGCCGACCTCCCGGGCATCGACCCGGGGTCGGTCGACATCGACGTGGACGGTCAGCTGCTGACGGTCCGCGCCGAGCGCACGCTCGCCAGCGGAGAGGGCGTCACCTGGATCACTCGCGAACGCGAGGCGGCCAGCTTCCTGCGGCAGCTCAACCTCGGCCAGGGCGTCGACACCGATGGCATCGCCGCCACGTACAACAACGGCGTGCTGACCGTGACCATCCCGGTCAGCGAGAAGGCGAAGCCGCGGAAGGTGCAGGTCTCGACCGACGCGCCCGCTCCGGTCGTTCCGATCGAGAACTGA